The proteins below are encoded in one region of Candidatus Moraniibacteriota bacterium:
- a CDS encoding O-antigen ligase family protein — protein sequence MLKKLTFFFLFFLPFQFALHPTDGIDLPIIRIFATILFLFWCVQGLVKKHISLPSPSTLFFFLAFLFWAIASIFWAEKSEWAIRKILFLLSFFPLFLVFADLLQEKVFREKAARYIAFGVLLSASLSLILFCMQFVFGVEKVFAFLVKSVLPFFLGPNFGAVVAEYPSLLVNISGRTVLRATGFFPDPHMFSFFLGMSLFLILFVAEKSVGKIRHLFVLGAIIVLIADLLTFSRGGYIGLIVGLSAFSFPFLFRYIKKRKSFFFASSIVLLFGTIVLLSPIGTRLFSSFSQTDASNKERLRLWEMTADFVGEHPLLGSGLGNYPLTVKPTATYREPIYAHNTYLDVAGELGLPGLFFFEGLLFLGIVSAWRRWYKKGETLFLAVFSSLLLFSSHAIFETPLFSVHILPLLLFFLALGVYSKEKTQEST from the coding sequence ATGCTCAAAAAACTCACATTTTTCTTCCTTTTCTTCCTTCCGTTCCAATTTGCTCTCCATCCAACAGATGGGATAGATTTGCCGATAATACGAATATTCGCCACCATCCTTTTTCTTTTTTGGTGTGTACAAGGTTTAGTGAAAAAACATATTTCTTTGCCGAGCCCGAGTACCCTATTCTTTTTTCTTGCTTTCCTCTTCTGGGCTATTGCATCGATATTTTGGGCAGAAAAAAGTGAATGGGCAATACGCAAGATCCTTTTTCTTCTCTCCTTCTTCCCACTTTTTTTAGTATTTGCTGATTTATTGCAAGAAAAAGTGTTTCGAGAAAAAGCTGCCAGATACATTGCTTTCGGAGTATTGCTTTCCGCGAGCCTTTCTCTCATTTTGTTTTGTATGCAATTTGTCTTTGGTGTCGAAAAAGTATTTGCTTTTTTAGTGAAGTCGGTACTCCCTTTTTTTCTTGGACCGAATTTTGGCGCCGTAGTAGCGGAATACCCGAGTCTTCTTGTGAATATCTCTGGAAGAACGGTCTTGCGAGCCACTGGTTTTTTTCCCGACCCACACATGTTTTCTTTTTTTCTCGGAATGTCACTCTTTCTTATTCTGTTTGTTGCGGAGAAATCAGTAGGGAAAATACGACACCTTTTTGTGCTAGGAGCAATCATCGTTCTGATCGCTGATCTACTCACTTTTTCGCGAGGCGGATATATCGGACTCATTGTCGGACTGAGTGCATTTTCTTTCCCCTTTCTTTTTCGGTATATAAAAAAGAGAAAATCATTTTTCTTTGCAAGTAGTATTGTATTACTTTTCGGTACAATAGTATTATTGAGTCCTATTGGCACACGTCTTTTCTCGAGTTTCTCCCAAACAGATGCATCAAACAAAGAAAGGCTTCGTTTGTGGGAGATGACTGCTGATTTTGTAGGAGAACATCCTCTTCTTGGGAGTGGTCTCGGGAATTACCCGCTCACTGTCAAGCCGACAGCTACATACCGAGAACCAATCTATGCTCATAATACCTATCTCGATGTAGCGGGAGAATTGGGACTTCCTGGACTTTTTTTCTTCGAAGGACTCCTCTTTCTTGGTATTGTTTCTGCTTGGAGGAGGTGGTATAAAAAAGGAGAAACATTGTTTTTGGCAGTATTTTCCTCTCTTCTTCTTTTTTCATCACATGCCATTTTCGAAACGCCTCTTTTTTCGGTACATATTCTTCCCCTCCTTCTCTTTTTCTTGGCACTTGGAGTGTA
- a CDS encoding glycosyltransferase family 2 protein, producing MNTRPLISLIFVNYQSVYYLKSALESIFSFEKESNLFEIIVVNNDKKEELSLKKLQKRFPFILKENECNNGFGAGNNRGAQEAQGDILGFINPDVLWIKKSLHEIRTLFIEQENIGVLGMMLVDEKNQEEPWGCGYEPTLHRLFWNNITPKHQNRWQKSGLSFPDWVSGCGLFIRKDLFFYRKGFDEQFFLYFEDVDLCKKVREGGFLVARQTNLPLLHFGGKSTHSKEKQKNQFYISQKKYYKKHRPLWENIVLFCLHSLFRHKTS from the coding sequence ATGAATACCCGACCGCTTATTTCTCTTATCTTCGTCAATTATCAGAGCGTTTACTATCTAAAATCCGCTCTGGAAAGCATCTTTTCTTTTGAAAAAGAATCAAACCTTTTTGAAATTATTGTTGTTAATAATGACAAAAAAGAAGAGTTGTCTCTGAAGAAACTTCAAAAACGATTTCCGTTCATTCTGAAAGAAAATGAGTGTAACAATGGTTTCGGTGCGGGGAATAACAGAGGCGCACAAGAAGCACAAGGAGATATTCTTGGATTTATCAATCCCGATGTTCTCTGGATCAAAAAATCTCTCCACGAGATACGAACTCTTTTTATAGAACAAGAAAATATAGGTGTTCTTGGTATGATGCTTGTAGATGAAAAAAATCAAGAAGAACCGTGGGGATGTGGATATGAACCGACATTACACCGTCTTTTCTGGAACAATATTACACCCAAGCATCAGAATCGGTGGCAAAAATCTGGACTTTCTTTCCCTGATTGGGTGAGTGGTTGCGGACTCTTTATTCGAAAAGATCTTTTCTTTTATAGAAAAGGCTTTGATGAACAATTCTTTCTTTATTTCGAAGACGTAGATCTTTGTAAGAAAGTGCGTGAAGGAGGATTTTTGGTTGCGCGACAAACCAACCTCCCCCTTCTCCATTTTGGTGGAAAAAGCACTCATTCGAAAGAAAAACAGAAAAATCAATTTTATATCTCACAAAAAAAATATTACAAAAAACACCGACCTTTGTGGGAAAACATCGTTCTTTTTTGTTTGCACTCTCTTTTTCGGCACAAAACATCATAG
- a CDS encoding glycosyltransferase family 2 protein, with protein MSIEPKVAIIVLNYNGADCLPSCLRSLHQLSYSNKEIIVVDNHSTDHSFRQVKQQFPQCIFIENKENLGFSKGMNVGIKEALSCGAEYCLLFNYDAEIDSEALSLLVSAGEKHSHAGLLSPVVYEEEKKKIWFAQGRVLFSRMRAIHTKPSLTEQNKDTYTSNFLTGCALLIKKELIEKIGFLDECFFLYYEDVDYSFRAREAGFDLLVVSGAKVYHREKSNENPQKVYFLVLSGLIFFQKHTPFFLRPHIALYVRIRRAKNLFDRKVWKTPASEQVYRAYNDFFNEYPTAYFSYLRQLSERLLSKIRSGKHLFF; from the coding sequence ATGTCTATAGAGCCAAAAGTGGCAATTATTGTTTTGAATTACAATGGAGCAGACTGTCTTCCTTCATGTTTGCGGTCACTTCATCAGCTTTCATATTCAAACAAAGAAATTATTGTGGTGGATAATCACTCTACCGATCACTCCTTTAGACAAGTAAAACAACAATTTCCACAATGTATTTTTATTGAAAATAAGGAAAATCTCGGTTTTTCCAAAGGAATGAATGTCGGTATAAAGGAGGCGCTTTCCTGTGGAGCAGAATATTGTCTCTTGTTTAATTATGATGCAGAAATCGATTCAGAAGCACTTTCTCTTCTTGTTTCTGCTGGAGAAAAACATTCCCATGCTGGTTTACTGAGCCCAGTTGTTTATGAAGAAGAAAAGAAGAAAATATGGTTTGCTCAAGGAAGAGTGCTTTTTTCCCGAATGAGGGCCATACATACGAAACCTTCTTTAACAGAACAAAACAAAGACACATATACAAGCAACTTTCTTACTGGTTGCGCTCTCCTTATAAAAAAAGAGCTTATTGAAAAAATAGGATTTCTCGACGAGTGTTTTTTTCTCTACTATGAGGATGTAGACTACTCTTTTCGTGCAAGAGAAGCTGGTTTTGACCTCCTTGTCGTTTCAGGAGCAAAAGTCTATCATAGGGAGAAAAGTAATGAAAATCCTCAAAAAGTGTACTTCCTTGTCCTTTCCGGACTGATTTTTTTTCAGAAACACACCCCTTTTTTCCTTCGACCGCACATAGCTCTTTATGTTAGAATACGAAGAGCGAAAAATTTGTTTGATAGAAAAGTGTGGAAAACTCCTGCTTCAGAACAAGTATATCGTGCCTATAACGATTTTTTCAATGAATACCCGACCGCTTATTTCTCTTATCTTCGTCAATTATCAGAGCGTTTACTATCTAAAATCCGCTCTGGAAAGCATCTTTTCTTTTGA
- a CDS encoding flippase, which produces MALARKIAYNVVLNSFLKVFSTVALSLYSIRLITGYLGQDGFGKYSTVLAFFAFFSAIADLGLSSVTAREISREGADEKNILSKVLSLRLTTSLTVFLLAPLLIVFLQYENDLKTGILIAAGAILFSTTSLFMNGIFQKRLAMDKVALIEFLGKVFQVSLVFFVVQADLGFLAVTSTLLASLSFNAIIVFLLSRRFIRFSPKIDVVFWKNFLRESLPMGATAIITFTYFKIDTILLSLLQSNADVGIYNVAYKVMENLIFFPAMLVGLILPLLSRFIYTKRKHFEEIANKTFKVFFIIVVPIVVGTWFLSDDIIRIVSGEGFMESAPVLRILIFSLACIFFGNFFNMLLIVGNAQKKLMQTLFFVALFNICLNFFLIPRFSYHGAAFSSLATEMLVVLVTSFLVYKHVQYRPSFENIGKILLSGMSMSFILLFLSPYSFFLAGFSGVATYLIMLWLTRAITAKEVMNLFQKGEKNDFSSIEKGETITL; this is translated from the coding sequence ATGGCTCTTGCGCGAAAAATCGCCTATAATGTCGTTCTCAATTCTTTCTTGAAGGTATTTTCCACAGTGGCTCTTTCTCTGTATTCAATTCGTTTGATTACGGGATACCTTGGACAAGATGGATTTGGTAAATATTCCACAGTGTTGGCCTTTTTTGCGTTTTTTTCCGCCATTGCAGACCTAGGCCTGAGCTCCGTGACTGCGCGTGAGATTTCAAGAGAAGGGGCTGATGAAAAAAACATTTTAAGTAAGGTGCTTTCTCTGCGATTAACCACTTCTTTGACTGTTTTCCTTCTCGCGCCTCTTTTAATTGTTTTCTTGCAGTATGAAAATGATTTGAAAACAGGGATTTTGATTGCAGCAGGAGCAATTCTCTTTTCTACTACGTCACTTTTCATGAATGGCATCTTCCAGAAGCGTCTCGCTATGGATAAAGTTGCTCTTATCGAGTTTCTTGGCAAAGTTTTTCAGGTAAGCCTCGTTTTCTTTGTTGTTCAGGCAGATCTCGGCTTTTTAGCTGTCACATCGACACTTCTCGCATCACTTTCTTTTAATGCTATTATTGTTTTTCTCCTGAGCCGGAGGTTTATTCGATTTTCTCCGAAGATTGATGTCGTGTTTTGGAAGAATTTTCTACGCGAGTCGTTGCCGATGGGAGCAACTGCCATCATTACCTTCACGTATTTCAAAATAGACACCATACTTCTTTCTTTACTTCAGAGTAATGCCGATGTAGGTATTTACAATGTTGCTTACAAGGTGATGGAAAATCTTATTTTCTTTCCTGCGATGCTTGTTGGCCTTATTCTTCCCCTTCTTTCGCGATTTATTTACACCAAGAGAAAGCATTTTGAGGAAATAGCGAATAAAACTTTCAAAGTTTTTTTCATTATCGTTGTTCCTATTGTTGTGGGTACGTGGTTTCTTTCAGATGATATCATTCGCATTGTTTCTGGAGAGGGTTTTATGGAGTCGGCACCAGTACTTCGAATATTGATTTTTTCTCTTGCCTGTATCTTTTTCGGAAACTTTTTCAATATGTTGCTTATCGTTGGGAATGCTCAAAAAAAACTTATGCAAACACTCTTTTTTGTCGCTCTTTTCAATATCTGTCTGAATTTCTTTCTTATTCCTCGCTTTTCCTATCACGGAGCAGCTTTCTCTTCGCTAGCCACAGAAATGCTTGTTGTTCTGGTGACAAGTTTTCTTGTATACAAACATGTTCAGTATCGCCCTTCCTTTGAGAATATCGGAAAAATTCTTCTGTCAGGAATGAGTATGTCTTTCATTCTTCTTTTTCTTTCCCCATATTCATTTTTCCTGGCTGGTTTTTCAGGAGTAGCTACGTATCTTATTATGCTTTGGCTTACTCGAGCCATCACAGCTAAAGAAGTGATGAATCTTTTTCAAAAAGGAGAGAAAAATGACTTTTCGTCTATCGAAAAAGGAGAAACAATAACCTTGTAG
- a CDS encoding YidC/Oxa1 family membrane protein insertase has protein sequence MMHIFDISIYQPLYNTLIFFYNVIPGHDFGIAIILTTLALKSFLIPLSKKQIESQRKMQELQPKIKAIQQKYKNNKEQQTKALMAFYKENNANPFSGCLPLIIQLVFLIAIYRVIINISQSGFVVNPTDLYRFIQNPGEINHLSLHILDLTKPSYILAILSALAQYFQTKMLLQSPLLPPKEESSSSEPDFASIMNKQMLYLGPGMTFFIGVTFPAALSLYWLFSTLFMLFQQKVLLKVKEEK, from the coding sequence ATGATGCATATTTTTGACATTTCTATCTATCAACCGCTCTACAATACCCTTATTTTCTTTTATAATGTCATTCCAGGCCATGACTTTGGCATCGCTATTATTTTGACGACCCTCGCGCTGAAATCGTTTCTTATACCGCTTTCTAAGAAGCAAATCGAATCTCAACGAAAGATGCAGGAATTGCAACCGAAAATCAAGGCCATTCAACAAAAATACAAAAACAACAAAGAACAACAAACAAAGGCACTTATGGCTTTTTATAAGGAAAATAATGCCAACCCTTTTTCTGGTTGTTTACCTCTTATTATTCAGCTCGTCTTTCTTATTGCTATTTATCGAGTGATTATCAATATTTCACAGAGCGGTTTTGTTGTGAATCCGACCGATCTCTATCGTTTTATACAAAATCCAGGAGAAATCAATCATCTCTCTCTCCATATACTCGATCTCACTAAACCAAGCTATATACTCGCTATTCTTTCTGCTTTAGCTCAATATTTCCAGACAAAAATGTTATTGCAGTCCCCTCTCTTACCGCCCAAAGAAGAGTCTTCTTCGTCAGAACCAGATTTTGCGAGTATAATGAATAAGCAGATGCTCTATCTGGGTCCTGGAATGACTTTCTTTATCGGAGTAACCTTTCCTGCGGCCCTCTCCCTTTACTGGCTCTTCTCGACTCTTTTTATGTTATTTCAACAAAAGGTTTTATTGAAAGTAAAAGAAGAAAAATAG
- the rnpA gene encoding ribonuclease P protein component, with translation MLKKGFCLRKKEDFERVFRFGKTLFFEGIGCRYKKDTPSFHIGFSLSKKYLPLAVDRNRLRRRLSEAVYSYKEKWPKEGDVVFFLTQKQSKERPFIEIKKRIEDLFQILNK, from the coding sequence ATGTTGAAAAAAGGTTTTTGTTTGCGAAAAAAAGAGGATTTTGAAAGAGTCTTTCGCTTCGGTAAGACTCTTTTTTTTGAAGGAATAGGCTGTCGTTATAAAAAAGATACTCCATCTTTTCATATCGGATTTTCTTTGAGTAAGAAATACCTCCCACTTGCCGTGGACCGAAATAGATTAAGGAGAAGATTGTCTGAAGCAGTGTATTCTTATAAGGAAAAATGGCCTAAAGAAGGAGATGTTGTGTTTTTTCTCACTCAAAAACAGTCCAAAGAAAGGCCATTTATAGAGATAAAAAAGAGAATAGAAGATCTTTTTCAGATACTGAATAAATAG
- the rpmH gene encoding 50S ribosomal protein L34, whose translation MPKRTYQPKTLKRARRHGFLERMNTVGGRKVVANRRRDGRKKLTVA comes from the coding sequence ATGCCAAAGAGAACATATCAACCAAAAACACTCAAGCGTGCTCGTCGGCACGGTTTTCTCGAAAGAATGAATACCGTCGGAGGAAGAAAAGTTGTCGCTAACCGTCGTAGAGACGGTCGCAAGAAACTGACTGTAGCATAA
- the dnaA gene encoding chromosomal replication initiator protein DnaA, protein MTNEDLWKAVLGQMELSISKANFITWFKNTNIVSNQDGIITIGVPNGFAKEWLENKYNLFILRALKELSGDIQSIRCIIAPEKIISSVNYSTPQKNIDAVRAPENTGFVRKKIIEKPFFTETGSSTPTFHETNLNNRYTFENFIVAENNELARAACFAVSQNLGMAYNPLFIYGGVGLGKTHLLQSIGNELVKNSPEKRIKYINSERFTTELVDSIKNQKVDKFKEYYQQMDLLIIDDVQFLSGREKTQNEFFHIFNALYQLNKQIVISSDRPPKAIPTLEERLRSRFEGGMITDISRPNFETRVAILESKIAEKSFLMDTPSIHFIAQNITQNIRELEGALNRVIAFCEFHKLSPTLENTEKILSQLIENNKKTIQIEDIFRVITLFYNITQEDLVKKGRKKEIAHPRQVMMYMLRTELQTPFSSIGDIFGGRDHTTALHAFEKIQKNKDLHPRLKEELQTLKERLYYPV, encoded by the coding sequence ATGACAAACGAGGATCTCTGGAAAGCTGTTTTAGGGCAAATGGAACTTTCTATTTCAAAAGCAAATTTCATTACCTGGTTCAAAAACACGAATATTGTCAGTAATCAAGACGGTATTATTACTATTGGCGTTCCAAATGGTTTTGCAAAGGAATGGCTTGAGAATAAATACAATCTCTTTATTTTACGTGCACTTAAAGAACTAAGTGGTGATATACAGAGTATTCGTTGTATTATTGCTCCTGAAAAAATAATTTCTTCTGTTAATTATTCAACTCCTCAAAAAAATATTGATGCTGTTCGAGCTCCGGAAAATACTGGCTTTGTACGAAAAAAGATTATAGAAAAACCTTTTTTTACAGAGACGGGTAGTTCTACACCTACTTTTCATGAAACAAATCTCAATAATCGCTATACCTTTGAAAATTTTATTGTTGCGGAAAACAACGAGCTTGCTCGAGCGGCTTGTTTTGCTGTTTCACAAAACCTTGGTATGGCCTACAATCCTCTTTTTATTTATGGTGGTGTTGGGCTCGGAAAAACACATCTTCTCCAATCAATCGGCAATGAACTCGTGAAAAATTCTCCAGAAAAGAGGATTAAATACATCAATTCTGAACGATTTACAACAGAACTTGTTGATTCAATTAAAAATCAAAAGGTTGATAAATTTAAAGAATATTATCAACAGATGGATCTTCTTATTATTGATGATGTTCAATTTCTCTCAGGAAGAGAAAAAACACAGAATGAATTCTTTCATATTTTTAATGCCCTCTATCAACTTAATAAACAAATTGTTATCTCAAGCGATCGCCCTCCAAAGGCCATTCCTACGCTCGAAGAACGGTTAAGGTCTCGTTTTGAAGGAGGAATGATCACTGATATCAGTCGTCCAAACTTCGAAACACGCGTTGCTATTCTAGAATCAAAAATTGCTGAGAAGTCTTTTCTTATGGATACTCCTTCTATTCATTTTATTGCACAAAATATCACTCAAAATATTCGCGAACTTGAAGGCGCTTTAAACAGAGTTATTGCTTTTTGTGAGTTTCACAAACTTTCTCCAACACTTGAAAATACAGAAAAGATCCTTTCTCAACTTATAGAAAATAATAAAAAAACTATCCAAATAGAGGATATCTTCCGTGTTATTACTCTTTTTTATAATATTACTCAAGAAGATCTTGTAAAAAAAGGACGTAAAAAAGAAATAGCTCATCCTCGGCAAGTCATGATGTATATGTTACGAACAGAACTTCAAACTCCTTTTTCAAGTATTGGAGATATTTTTGGAGGAAGAGATCATACAACAGCCCTTCATGCATTTGAAAAGATACAAAAAAACAAAGACCTTCACCCACGACTGAAAGAAGAGTTACAAACACTTAAAGAGCGTCTCTATTACCCGGTATAA
- the dnaN gene encoding DNA polymerase III subunit beta, producing the protein MKLICTQENLNRIISYLEKVAGKQSTLPILSNFLLETENGRLKISATNLEIGIIGYIGAKIEKEGKIAIPAKLLSNFIHNLPLGDVLELESDTEGLKIISTAYQTKIKGLDGKDFPIIPEYKEEYFFSFPAQELKRALSRLLFCISVNNARLELTGVHIFFYKDHIELASTDSFRLAEETIPLVVQGSEYDAFLTNNQSLIIPGNTLHEIIHIITPESKDVKIALKENQIFFEIDGVQIISRIINGKYPDYKQIIPKNFQFQAVFEKESLQRALKIASSFSSYNSSEITLHLQSKEKQCVVSSESQEIGTNKAILPIEIIKDNIEPLTIIFNPRYLLEGISALGSEKILFSANDKSTPVELRISDTKNTLLTENYLYIVMPIRK; encoded by the coding sequence ATGAAACTCATTTGTACACAAGAAAACCTCAATAGAATAATTTCTTATTTAGAGAAAGTAGCTGGAAAACAGTCAACACTTCCAATTTTAAGTAATTTTCTTCTTGAAACAGAAAATGGCAGATTGAAAATATCTGCAACAAATCTCGAAATCGGTATTATAGGATATATTGGAGCAAAAATAGAAAAAGAAGGGAAAATAGCAATACCAGCAAAATTACTGAGTAACTTTATTCATAATCTTCCTCTTGGAGATGTGCTTGAATTAGAAAGCGATACTGAAGGGTTGAAAATAATCAGTACAGCTTATCAGACGAAAATAAAAGGGTTAGATGGAAAAGATTTTCCTATTATTCCTGAATATAAGGAAGAATATTTTTTCTCGTTTCCAGCTCAAGAATTAAAAAGAGCTCTTTCTCGACTTCTCTTTTGTATTAGTGTAAATAATGCACGTTTAGAGCTCACTGGTGTGCATATTTTCTTTTATAAAGACCATATAGAATTAGCTTCTACAGATAGTTTTCGTCTCGCAGAAGAAACTATTCCTCTTGTGGTCCAAGGAAGTGAATATGATGCATTTCTTACAAACAATCAATCGCTTATCATTCCAGGAAATACCCTTCATGAAATTATTCATATTATTACCCCAGAAAGTAAAGATGTAAAAATTGCTCTCAAAGAAAATCAAATATTTTTTGAAATAGATGGCGTTCAAATTATATCAAGGATTATTAATGGTAAATATCCAGATTATAAGCAGATTATTCCAAAAAATTTCCAATTTCAAGCTGTTTTTGAAAAAGAATCACTACAAAGAGCATTGAAAATAGCAAGTAGTTTTTCTTCCTATAATTCAAGTGAAATTACTCTTCATCTTCAATCAAAAGAGAAACAATGTGTTGTTTCATCAGAATCTCAAGAAATAGGTACAAATAAAGCTATTCTTCCTATAGAGATAATAAAAGATAATATTGAACCACTCACCATTATCTTTAATCCACGATATCTTTTAGAGGGAATAAGTGCTCTTGGAAGTGAAAAAATTCTTTTCTCTGCAAATGATAAATCAACACCAGTAGAATTAAGAATCTCAGATACAAAAAATACCCTTCTTACAGAAAATTATCTCTATATTGTAATGCCTATTCGTAAATAG
- a CDS encoding DciA family protein, producing MRNLKDLLPRKRSSSVVVEIDEKTIFHIAKRILIEEYGVRGGENIIPSFYKEKKLFLSPRSSLWANEVYLMKEHITRRINEMSGNEVVKEIKITQQI from the coding sequence ATGAGAAATCTTAAAGATCTTCTTCCAAGAAAACGCTCTTCTTCTGTTGTTGTGGAAATAGATGAAAAAACAATTTTTCATATTGCAAAACGTATTTTAATTGAAGAATATGGCGTTCGTGGTGGAGAAAATATTATACCGAGTTTTTATAAAGAAAAAAAACTCTTTCTTTCTCCACGAAGTTCTTTGTGGGCAAATGAGGTTTATCTTATGAAAGAACATATTACTCGGAGAATCAATGAAATGTCGGGTAATGAAGTAGTAAAAGAGATAAAAATTACACAACAAATATAA